Proteins found in one Fodinibius saliphilus genomic segment:
- a CDS encoding phosphoadenylyl-sulfate reductase, whose translation MYLVNKEKINKSLSAKIVDARVAQVFNSFGDVLVTSSFGTTSAVLLHIVSRVRPNCPIYFIDTGYHFKETILYKKRLSRLLDLNVIDLRPDPADHSMTGKKQLWSQDPDHCCYINKVEPLDRVKLKYKVWMSGLIGFQNKNRSDLEIVDEEGEIIKFYPLIDWNSSLVEEYMESHSLPQHPLKDKGYESIGCTHCTVAGAGRSGRWSDSAKTECGLHK comes from the coding sequence ATGTATCTCGTAAATAAAGAAAAGATAAATAAATCACTATCGGCAAAAATAGTTGATGCACGGGTCGCACAGGTCTTTAATTCATTTGGGGATGTATTAGTAACTTCATCATTTGGTACAACCTCAGCGGTGTTGCTTCATATTGTGAGTCGTGTCAGGCCTAACTGCCCGATTTATTTTATCGATACGGGTTATCACTTTAAGGAGACTATTCTCTATAAAAAGCGCCTATCACGATTATTAGACCTCAATGTGATCGATTTGCGGCCAGACCCAGCTGACCACTCCATGACTGGCAAGAAACAGCTTTGGTCTCAGGATCCCGATCACTGTTGTTATATTAATAAAGTGGAGCCTCTTGATCGCGTGAAGTTAAAATATAAAGTTTGGATGTCTGGGCTTATTGGTTTCCAAAATAAAAATAGAAGTGACTTGGAGATTGTAGACGAAGAGGGGGAAATCATAAAGTTTTATCCGCTGATAGACTGGAATAGCTCATTGGTGGAAGAATATATGGAATCACATAGCCTGCCTCAGCATCCGCTTAAAGATAAGGGATATGAATCTATAGGCTGTACACACTGTACCGTAGCAGGGGCAGGTAGAAGTGGCCGATGGAGTGATAGCGCAAAGACCGAATGCGGTCTCCACAAATAG
- the tig gene encoding trigger factor, producing the protein MEITVNDITSVDKEIVISAVREDLEPKFKEAYKKYRGQINMPGFRPGKVPIKIIKKRFGDEIESEEISNFVQEIFEEKVVPEHEPVGESQMLELSWENDELEAKFKIGARPDFELTDLESIEVDRLVHDVTDEEVEEEIDRQLQQAGNWEEVEEEIQDDYRVTVDAIPVDEDGELDEENKAEEVIDLSKEESNEFRDDLLGRKKGDEVDVEIGHDDHTHNFQLVVKKVEKPHKAELTDQFAKEQSNGEAKNVDEYKSLVKSQIQDYYDQSADDLFKNDIIDGLVEEHDFEVPDVFESQILNQYVERVKQQSQGQLPPGFDEEEYKENMQERATRDAMWFFLNEKLQEKFDDIEIKPEDIDEHLEGEAARYGISVDQMRNMFAQNPQQLESLRKSIREQKVFDKLRDEVHVNEIDKEEYQEKHDEKIKA; encoded by the coding sequence GTGGAAATAACTGTAAATGATATCACCTCCGTTGATAAAGAAATTGTAATATCGGCTGTGCGCGAAGATTTAGAGCCGAAATTTAAGGAAGCCTACAAGAAGTATCGTGGGCAAATAAATATGCCCGGATTTCGCCCCGGTAAAGTGCCGATAAAGATTATCAAGAAGCGTTTTGGGGATGAAATTGAGTCGGAAGAGATTAGTAATTTTGTTCAAGAAATTTTCGAGGAAAAGGTTGTACCCGAGCATGAGCCTGTTGGCGAAAGCCAGATGCTGGAACTCAGTTGGGAAAATGATGAGCTCGAAGCCAAATTTAAAATTGGGGCACGTCCTGATTTTGAATTGACTGACCTCGAGTCGATTGAAGTTGATCGTCTTGTACATGATGTTACAGACGAAGAGGTTGAAGAAGAGATAGATCGTCAGCTACAACAGGCCGGCAACTGGGAAGAGGTTGAAGAAGAGATTCAGGATGATTACCGGGTCACGGTAGATGCTATCCCTGTTGATGAGGATGGAGAGCTTGACGAAGAAAACAAAGCCGAAGAGGTTATTGACCTCAGTAAAGAAGAGTCTAATGAGTTTCGTGATGATCTTCTTGGCCGAAAGAAGGGAGATGAAGTAGATGTTGAGATTGGTCACGACGATCATACACACAACTTTCAGCTAGTCGTTAAAAAGGTTGAGAAGCCACATAAAGCTGAGCTTACTGACCAGTTTGCCAAGGAGCAAAGTAACGGAGAAGCGAAAAATGTTGATGAGTACAAAAGCTTAGTAAAGAGCCAAATACAGGACTATTACGACCAGTCAGCAGATGATCTTTTCAAGAACGATATTATCGATGGTCTTGTTGAAGAACATGACTTTGAGGTACCGGATGTATTTGAAAGTCAAATATTGAACCAGTATGTAGAGCGTGTTAAGCAGCAGTCTCAGGGGCAGCTGCCTCCCGGTTTTGATGAAGAAGAGTACAAGGAGAATATGCAAGAGCGGGCAACGCGTGATGCGATGTGGTTTTTCTTGAATGAAAAATTGCAAGAAAAATTTGATGATATCGAGATAAAACCCGAAGATATAGATGAGCACTTAGAAGGCGAAGCGGCTCGTTATGGCATAAGCGTTGATCAGATGCGCAACATGTTTGCACAGAATCCGCAACAGCTCGAGAGCTTAAGAAAAAGCATACGTGAGCAAAAAGTATTTGATAAGTTGAGAGATGAGGTTCATGTCAACGAAATTGATAAAGAAGAATATCAAGAAAAGCATGACGAGAAGATAAAAGCCTAA
- the cutA gene encoding divalent-cation tolerance protein CutA, with protein sequence MFYNLRLAYITTKDKEEARSIGRTLVEEKLAACVNIVDGMEAIYRWEGEVVEDSETILIAKTPYHNVKELTTRVKELHSYECPCIISLQLTEQEGNDDYQQWLIKNSKRQTINYEIDDI encoded by the coding sequence ATGTTCTATAATCTCCGCCTTGCCTATATTACTACTAAAGACAAAGAAGAAGCCAGGTCAATTGGTCGAACATTGGTAGAAGAAAAGCTGGCAGCCTGCGTAAATATTGTTGATGGTATGGAAGCTATCTACCGATGGGAAGGGGAAGTTGTTGAAGACTCAGAAACCATCCTTATCGCAAAAACCCCTTACCACAATGTCAAAGAACTGACCACCCGGGTAAAAGAGCTTCACAGTTACGAATGTCCATGCATTATCTCTCTGCAACTGACTGAACAGGAAGGTAATGACGATTACCAACAATGGCTGATAAAAAACTCGAAGCGCCAAACCATCAACTATGAAATTGATGACATTTAA